From a region of the Petrotoga sp. 9PW.55.5.1 genome:
- a CDS encoding 2-hydroxyacid dehydrogenase, giving the protein MNILFMNKLNSYWKDKIIEIKKLFPETEFINWQDVKDLPEIINKVDAVVYGENLTESLLKKFENLKVIFVPYAGVNQLPLELLKEKGIMVSNSHGNARVVAEKALSLAFALLGKIVVYHKDLEKGIWHGFSAGESVKNSWVSIQSKRCGVLGLGNIGRNLAQMLKAFDCRVIGYKRNLEMKIDYVDEITDDLNYVIQNSDIIFVTLPLTKYTKGLINQEAFSKMQGKYLINVGRGDVIDQKALYDALASKTIAGAAIDVWYNYPSKDKPCILPSNYPIHNFDNVVLSPHVAGYNTDATKYSIDRTIENIKSFLENGEPKDLIDLEYGY; this is encoded by the coding sequence ATGAATATATTATTTATGAACAAATTGAATTCATATTGGAAAGATAAAATCATAGAAATAAAAAAATTATTTCCAGAAACAGAGTTTATTAATTGGCAAGATGTAAAAGACTTACCAGAAATCATAAATAAAGTTGATGCTGTGGTATACGGGGAGAACCTTACTGAAAGTTTATTAAAAAAGTTTGAGAATTTAAAAGTTATCTTTGTTCCTTATGCTGGAGTTAATCAACTACCGTTAGAATTGTTGAAAGAAAAAGGAATTATGGTTTCAAATAGTCACGGTAACGCACGTGTTGTTGCTGAAAAAGCTTTGTCTTTAGCTTTTGCTCTTCTGGGTAAGATTGTCGTATATCACAAAGATTTGGAAAAAGGAATTTGGCATGGATTTAGTGCTGGGGAAAGTGTAAAAAATTCGTGGGTATCAATACAAAGTAAAAGATGTGGGGTTTTAGGGTTAGGAAACATTGGAAGAAACCTTGCACAAATGTTGAAAGCCTTTGATTGCAGAGTGATTGGTTATAAGCGAAATTTAGAAATGAAAATTGATTATGTAGATGAAATAACTGATGATTTAAATTATGTGATTCAAAATAGCGATATTATTTTCGTGACTTTACCTTTAACAAAATACACAAAAGGGCTTATAAATCAAGAGGCTTTTTCGAAGATGCAAGGAAAATATTTAATCAATGTTGGAAGAGGAGATGTAATAGATCAAAAGGCTTTGTATGATGCATTAGCCTCAAAAACAATAGCTGGTGCTGCCATAGATGTTTGGTACAATTATCCATCAAAAGATAAACCTTGCATATTACCTTCTAATTATCCTATTCACAACTTTGATAACGTAGTACTGTCTCCTCACGTTGCAGGATACAATACAGATGCTACTAAGTATAGTATAGATAGAACTATAGAAAACATCAAAAGTTTTTTAGAAAATGGGGAGCCAAAAGATCTAATCGATTTGGAATATGGGTATTAG